A DNA window from Gasterosteus aculeatus chromosome 16, fGasAcu3.hap1.1, whole genome shotgun sequence contains the following coding sequences:
- the LOC144388849 gene encoding LOW QUALITY PROTEIN: uncharacterized protein LOC144388849 (The sequence of the model RefSeq protein was modified relative to this genomic sequence to represent the inferred CDS: deleted 1 base in 1 codon) yields MPRNYTRKTTWGQTPLAEMESAAAEVMQGKKSLRKAGRDRNIDKTTLQRFIKKKEKGEVKSVAWGAVAEARRIFTDEMEEELAKHLKQLADQFHGLAPVKCRELAFEYAEKNNIPVPANWTEKQCSGEEWFGSFLARRQLSVRTPEATSLGRATAFNKTTMGCSDGQMIRLIHPLQMIHSLMQVHPLRMVHMDVPRQLTQMCHVFPADLDMCLLGKSYHFPNVPPEPKPRESV; encoded by the exons ATGCCAAGAAACTACACCAGGAAGACAACCTGGGGCCAAACACCCCTCGCAGAGATGGAGAGTGCAGCCGCTGAGGTCATGCAAGGAAAGAAGTCCTTAAGA AAAGCTGGAAGGGATAGAAATATTGACAAGACAACCCTACAAAGATtcataaagaaaaaagagaaaggggaAGTAAAATCAGTAGCCTGGGGTGCAGTAGCCGAGGCAAGGAGAATATTCACAgatgagatggaggaggagcttgCCAAACACTTGAAACAACTAGCTGACCAGTTCCATGGCCTTGCTCCAGTTAAGTGCCGTGAACTGGCATTTGAATACGCAGAGAAAAACAATATCCCTGTCCCTGCCAATTGGACAGAGAAACAATGTTCAG GAGAAGAGTGGTTTGGCAGCTTCCTAGCACGTCGCCAGCTCTCTGTCCGTACTCCGGAGGCAACATCCCTGGGAAGGGCTACAGCCTTCAATAAAACTACAATGGGCTGTAGTGATGGACAG ATGATCCGACTGATCCACCCGCTGCAGATGATCCACTCGCTGATGCAGGTCCATCCACTGCGCATGGTCCACATGGATGTGCCTCGCCAGCTGACTCAGATGTGCCACGTGTTCCCAGCCGACCTGGATATGTGTCTCCTCGGGAAATCCTACCACTTCCCAAATGTCCCCCCAGAGCCCAAACCAAGAGAAAGCGTGTGA